A window from Citrus sinensis cultivar Valencia sweet orange chromosome 3, DVS_A1.0, whole genome shotgun sequence encodes these proteins:
- the LOC127901486 gene encoding uncharacterized protein LOC127901486: MANPSNVAQEGVVGVDVPPEPSRGREGERAQGKTRGKSKALSVDALEPRVGTLEIALSAAQDSLVGLEERVDGLEGEYAEFTVATKALIHEQANILRGEFRSFHDELFKLRSFVQDELRTVRAEVDEVRSDWAWHKRTLSTSPASANSSDARRIDVPKPDTYDGTRNATIVDNFLFGLDQYFDAMGVRDEASKVGTAPTYLRGAAQLWWRRKHGEMGKGICAIDTWADFKQELRKQFAPSNAEKEARVRLRRLKQSGSIRDYINEFTTLMLEISDMSDKDSLFYFQDGLKDWAKTELDRRGVQTLDDAIAVAESLTEYSTQSKDKKANQGKGGGESRKDKGNNRKDWGQKKPPSNKSWQGKSEGKKEAPKPRSPCFICNGPH, encoded by the coding sequence ATGGCCAACCCTTCGAACGTAGCACAAGAGGGTGTTGTTGGTGTGGATGTTCCACCGGAACCAAGCCGTGGCCGAGAGGGAGAACGCGCCCAAGGCAAGACTCGCGGCAAGTCCAAGGCCCTATCCGTGGATGCGTTGGAGCCTCGTGTAGGCACTCTCGAAATAGCATTGTCCGCCGCTCAAGATAGCCTCGTGGGATTGGAGGAAAGAGTGGATGGTCTCGAGGGAGAATACGCCGAGTTCACGGTGGCCACAAAAGCTCTCATCCATGAGCAAGCGAACATTCTCCGAGGTGAGTTTCGTTCTTTCCATGATGAGTTGTTCAAACTTCGTAGTTTTGTTCAGGACGAACTACGTACTGTCCGTGCGGAAGTGGATGAAGTCCGCTCGGATTGGGCATGGCACAAGCGCACACTCTCCACAAGTCCAGCTTCCGCAAACTCGAGTGATGCGCGCCGCATTGACGTGCCAAAGCCTGACACCTACGATGGCACACGCAATGCCACCATCGTGGACAATTTCCTCTTTGGGCTGGATCAATACTTCGATGCCATGGGTGTCCGAGATGAGGCATCGAAAGTGGGCACTGCACCCACCTATCTTAGAGGCGCTGCACAACTATGGTGGCGTCGCAAGCATGGCGAGATGGGCAAGGGCATTTGCGCCATCGACACTTGGGCCGACTTCAAGCAAGAACTCCGAAAGCAGTTCGCCCCAAGCAATGCGGAGAAGGAAGCGCGAGTGCGCTTACGTCGCCTCAAGCAATCGGGTAGCATTCGGGACTACATCAACGAGTTCACTACCCTCATGTTGGAGATAAGCGACATGTCCGACAAGGATTCACTCTTCTACTTCCAAGATGGCCTCAAGGATTGGGCCAAGACCGAGCTTGATAGGCGTGGTGTTCAAACACTTGACGACGCCATTGCCGTTGCGGAGTCGCTCACCGAATACTCTACCCAATCCAAGGACAAAAAGGCCAACCAAGGCAAAGGCGGGGGAGAGAGTCGCAAGGACAAGGGCAACAACCGCAAAGATTGGGGGCAGAAAAAACCGCCTAGCAACAAGAGTTGGCAAGGAAAATCGGAGGGCAAGAAGGAGGCGCCAAAGCCGCGAAGCCCATGCTTCATATGCAATGGTCCTCATTAG